In Temnothorax longispinosus isolate EJ_2023e chromosome 2, Tlon_JGU_v1, whole genome shotgun sequence, one DNA window encodes the following:
- the Rhogapp190 gene encoding rho GTPase-activating protein 190 isoform X2, whose protein sequence is MARKSDNAKSINVAVVGLSGTEKDKGQVGVGKSCLCNRFMRSMSDDYNVEHISVLSQSDFSGRVVNNDHFLYWGEVSKTAEDGTEFQFQVIEHTEFIDDASFQPFKGGKMEPYAKRCAATKITSAEKLMYICKNQLGIEKEYEQKVLADGKLNIDGFLCVFDVSLVPNRAIEKQVELVANILNNLMKAKKPIVLVTTKNDDANEQFVKEAEKLIMRKEYKGSILVIETSAHENINVDLAFMILAQLIDKTKMRSKVVPFAEAARARKELLDASTESLQRLIRIHVTDYRALWSQASKKLAQLKEFSTFVELFGIEATQRLFRRHIKKLKDEQIAKKIQGYLDMLPDILHEICPDISNLINEEWSAVQQYIKAHPDFDQYFYECPEDIPWIDCDFGENNGTKIPYDVLETPEAETVFKNHINALQQEQRRLEWKKQFKQLLEETGYVTPGKHLSEVRVLFMGRECFEELSHHDCQEIYDQHQKEIIEKAKHNFQELLLEHADLFYHFKSVAPTGTITQDDIKDITDALLDDFRYKALDRLDQDRKLMLFQHLGFVHCPIREHCPAYPNCMDALIERILGTKAHRPSSWNHSSQWQLTSDNNQLNLVILGSNGLSEEFAREIRAQTDDDEVEIDCQLYTLGYRIIDGDVGLPHNSFTTSDFMPHGSFCIYSNEDSFEYIRSSLEKTLLSNLEQEDRLPFQGLPIVIMFIPEASIDEMEAMKLREEGQNLADSLQCPFIDVCIDDLEQEKHKRFPSSLVKDALQQLIQSINHRAGFLNIYQSVIECLEPDIRIIMCMFCGDPYSVENVLGPLLNHQCCFLSGDRSIVLETFLGECKRRVEVIISSFHGANAFRDELVHGFILVYSTKRKASLATLNAFSTNIPNLPIQIMAVTDTGGANAFFSNDLSHLLITEGNAIADKLEAHFMTSASSCQQKTAFYTPFFKVVWEKKPEIEQAFNMEEPGNLNDSGEGTLEYSALHPMPPPRHESYHLQTPDDGMSVTFRSGSESYEQLTPDGDLGDTGLTEQFADHRATPSDDSDIYSQVDFYREERERDLMKNEDITSKLSGWVKDTFMHQDGVTNSYSHRAFTTGRRYISQAKPRPKGNSQTLKQPGKINLKDFSNVTDVIARMTIGEKDEHGPKLTMGHAPLATPELVDLGTEYAQVKDVVPNMYSAYDGDYMYALVQDSIGNNKSKLRHRREKGQPSYSDSDSEWSSLERQRATDVLSKGNKKLSSHKRIRKKRTAIPVATPKVPSLASMGSGDGIVGLNYNMKDEKNWRVDPTERVSSETPDTSESSDPEHTRSRSKQYKYAATSLRKRFSGNSLQQQYLQHPFNMKHMTQEMFSASSKQRGENTFGIPDDESSLDVSSPREINSPSFGILNKSKDSDKLTRKKDKQKAKEDEKLEKRRQKEEKLKKHAEKEKEREKKKQEKIKQTKGPGGTPISSQSQQPLIEDFAQSETNRIPLFLEKCVRFIEDEGLDSEGIYRVPGNRAHVELLFQKFEEDGNVDIHSLDIPVNAVATALKDFFSKRLPPLIDKERMSELEDISGARGISKPMSATCMNMEDRSGRLLALRLMLNKLNPVNFDVLKFIFQHFVKVAENCKLNSMDSKNLAICWWPTLLPIEFNDLGRFEAMRPYLEDVVQTMIDQYPFLFCGEDAVVMV, encoded by the exons ATGGCGAGAAAAAGTGACAATGCGAAGAGCATCAACGTCGCGGTGGTCGGGCTCTCCGGCACGGAAAAGGACAAGGGGCAGGTTGGCGTCGGCAAGTCGTGTCTGTGCAATCGCTTCATGCGTTCCATGAGCGATGACTACAACGTGGAGCATATTTCGGTGTTGTCGCAG TCTGACTTCAGCGGACGTGTGGTGAACAATGACCACTTCTTGTACTGGGGCGAAGTATCGAAAACGGCGGAGGACGGGACGGAGTTTCAGTTTCAAGTTATAGAGCACACGGAGTTCATAGACGATGCGTCGTTTCAGCCGTTCAAAGGCGGCAAAATGGAACCGTATGCGAAAAGATGCGCCGCTACAAAAATCACGAGCGCGGAGAAGCTCATGTACATCTGTAAGAATCAGCTGGGCATAGAGAAGGAATACGAGCAGAAGGTTCTAGCTGACGGTAAATTGAACATCGACGGATTCTTATGCGTGTTCGACGTGAGCCTCGTGCCGAACAGGGCAATAGAGAAGCAGGTTGAGCTTGTGGCGAATATACTGAACAATTTGATGAAGGCGAAGAAGCCGATAGTGCTGGTAACGACCAAGAATGACGACGCGAACGAGCAGTTTGTCAAGGAGGCCGAGAAGCTGATAATGCGCAAAGAGTACAAGGGATCGATTTTGGTTATCGAGACCTCGGCGCACGAGAACATCAACGTCGATCTGGCGTTTATGATCCTGGCGCAGTTAATCGACAAGACGAAAATGCGCAGCAAAGTGGTGCCGTTCGCCGAAGCAGCCAGGGCCAGGAAGGAACTTCTGGACGCGTCGACGGAATCGTTACAGCGATTGATCCGGATACACGTGACCGATTATCGCGCCTTGTGGTCACAGGCCTCGAAGAAACTCGCGCAGCTCAAGGAATTCTCCACCTTCGTAGAGTTATTCGGTATCGAGGCGACGCAAAGACTGTTCAGAAGGCATATTAAGAAACTGAAAGACGAACAGATAGCGAAGAAAATACAGGGCTATCTGGACATGTTGCCGGATATACTTCATGAGATCTGTCCGGATatatcgaatttaattaacga AGAATGGTCGGCGGTGCAGCAATACATAAAGGCGCATCCCGATTTCGATCAGTATTTCTACGAGTGCCCCGAAGACATACCGTGGATTGATTGTGATTTTGGGGAAAACAACGGCACGAAAATTCCATATGACGTGCTGGAGACTCCCGAGGCAGAAACCGTATTTAAGAATCATATAAATGCTTTACAGCAAGAGCAACGGCGATTAGA GTGGAAGAAACAATTTAAGCAGTTGTTGGAGGAAACTGGCTATGTTACGCCTGGAAAACATTTGTCTGAAGTTAGAGTTTTATTTATGGGCAGGGAATGCTTTGAGGAGCTTTCTCATCACGATTGTCAAGAAATTTATGATCAGCATCAAAAGGAAATTATTGAAAAGGCAAAACATAATTTTCAG GAATTATTGTTGGAACATGCTGATCTATTTTATCACTTCAAGAGTGTAGCTCCAACTGGAACTATTACACAGGatgatataaaagatattacagATGCATTACTGGACGATTTTAG ATACAAAGCGTTAGATAGATTAGATCAAGACAGAAAGTTAATGTTGTTTCAACATTTGGGATTTGTACATTGTCCCATAAGGGAGCATTGTCCTGCTTATCCAAATTGCATGGATGCACTTATAGAAAGAATACTCGGAACGAAAGCTCACAG ACCTTCCTCATGGAATCACAGTAGCCAGTGGCAGTTAACATCGGACaacaatcaattaaatttagttataCTTGGAAGTAACGGGCTAAGCGAAGAATTTGCTCGTGAAATAAGGGCACAAACGGACGACGACGAAGTGGAAATAGATTGTCAACTCTACACCCTCGGATATCGCATCATTGACGGCGATGTTGGACTGCCGCATAATTCCTTCACTACCTCCGATTTCATGCCACATG GATCCTTTTGTATCTATTCGAATGAAGATTCATTCGAATACATTCGATCCTCTTTAGAGAAAACCTTGTTATCAAATCTAGAGCAAGAGGACAGACTACCATTTCAAGGATTGCCCAttgtaataatgtttataCCAGAAGCCAGTATTGATGAAATGGAGGCTATGAAGCTCAGAGAAGAGGGACAAAATCTTGCTGatag TTTGCAATGTCCGTTTATCGATGTCTGCATAGACGATCTGGAGCAGGAGAAGCATAAGAGATTCCCGAGTTCATTGGTAAAGGATGCTTTGCAGCAACTTATACAGTCCATAAACCACAGAGCTggttttttaaacatatatcaaAGCGTTATCGAATGTTTGGAACCTGATATTAG GATAATAATGTGTATGTTCTGCGGCGATCCTTATTCGGTCGAGAACGTTCTCGGTCCTTTACTGAATCATCAATGCTGCTTTCTCAGCGGAGATAGATCTATAGTTTTGGAAACGTTTTTGGGAGAATGTAAGCGTCGAGTCGAAGTTATTATCTCGAGTTTTCACGGAGCCAATGCGTTCAGAGATGAATTAGTACATGGTTTTATACTCGTCTATTCCACAAAGAGGAAAGCCTCTCTCGCGACTCTAAA TGCCTTTTCCACCAACATACCAAATCTGCCAATACAAATAATGGCTGTGACCGATACTGGCGGTGCGAATGCTTTCTTCAGTAACGACTTAAGTCATCTACTTATCACAGAGGGAAACGCGATTGCAGATAAATTGGAGGCGCATTTTATGACATCCGCATCCAGCTGTCAACAAAAAA CCGCGTTTTATACGCCTTTCTTCAAAGTGGTGTGGGAAAAGAAACCGGAGATCGAGCAGGCGTTTAACATGGAGGAGCCGGGGAATTTGAATGACAGCGGAGAAGGCACCCTGGAGTATTCGGCTTTACATCCGATGCCGCCACCACGACACGAGAGCTATCACCTTCAAACGCCGGATGACGG TATGTCTGTAACTTTTAGGAGCGGCTCCGAGTCGTACGAACAGTTGACGCCCGACGGTGATCTGGGTGATACCGGATTAACCGAACAATTCGCCGATCACAGAGCCACACCGAGCGACGACAGTGACATTTACAGCCAGGTCGATTTCTAtcgagaggagagggagagagatctAATGAAAAATGAAGATATCACGAGTAAATTATCTG GTTGGGTAAAGGACACATTCATGCATCAAGACGGAGTTACAAACAGTTACTCGCACAGAGCTTTCACGACAGGTCGACGATATATCTCACAGGCTAAGCCACGACCGAAAGGCAACAGTCAGACTTTAAAACAGCCTGGGAAAATCAATCTGAAGGACTTTTCCAATGTAACGGATGTGATAGCCAGGATGACGATCGGCGAGAAGGACGAGCACGGCCCGAAACTGACAATGGGTCACGCTCCTCTCGCCACTCCGGAACTTGTGGACCTCGGCACCGAGTACGCGCAGGTGAAGGACGTTGTTCCGAACATGTACTCAGCCTACGACGGCGATTATATGTACGCCTTGGTGCAAGATTCTATCGGCAACAACAAATCCAAGTTGCGCCACCGACGCGAAAAGGGACAGCCAT CATACAGCGATTCTGATTCGGAGTGGAGTTCCTTGGAGAGACAAAGGGCAACGGATGTTTTGAGCAAAGGGAATAAAAAGCTTTCGTCGCACAAACGAATACGCAAGAAACGCACGGCAATACCAGTCGCCACGCCAAAAGTGCCGTCATTGGCCAGCATGGGTAGCGGAGACGGTATAGTCGGCCTGAACTACAACATGAAAGACGAGAAAAATTGGCGCGTCGATCCCACGGAGAGAG TATCTAGCGAAACGCCCGATACTTCCGAATCGAGCGATCCGGAACACACGAGATCCAGATcgaaacaatataaatacgCCGCAACTAGTTTGCGGAAAAGATTTTCCGGAAATTCTCTGCAACAGCAATACTTACAACACCCGTTTAATATGAAACATATGACGCAGGAGATGTTCAGCGCCTCCT CCAAGCAAAGGGGTGAAAATACGTTTGGCATTCCAGATGACGAATCAAGTCTAGATGTTTCCTCGCCGCGTGAAATTAATTCTCCTAGT TTTGGTATATTGAATAAGTCGAAGGACAGCGACAAGTTAACCAGGAAGAAAGACAAGCAAAAGGCAAAGGAGGACGAAAAGTTGGAGAAAAGAAGGCAAAAAGAGGAGAAGCTCAAGAAGCACgcggagaaggagaaagagcgggaaaagaagaaacaggAGAAGATAAAACAGACCAAAGGCCCGGGAGGAACACCGATCTCGAGTCAGTCGCAGCAACCTTTGATCGAGGATTTTGCACAGAGCGAAACGAATCGGATACCTTTGTTCCTCGAAAAGTGCGTTCGATTTATCGAGGACGAGGGATTAGATTCGGAAGGGATATATAGGGTGCCCGGTAACCGTGCGCACGTGGAATTGCTTTTCCAAAAGTTCGAAGAAG ACGGTAATGTCGACATACATTCTTTGGATATTCCTGTAAATGCTGTTGCTACAGCCCTCAAAGACTTCTTTTCCAAGAGATTACCACCGCTCATCGACAAGGAACGCATGAGCGAATTGGAAGATATATCag GTGCACGAGGTATTAGCAAACCTATGTCAGCTACTTGCATGAACATGGAAG ACCGAAGCGGGAGATTGTTAGCCCTGCGTCTGATGCTCAACAAGTTAAATCCAGTAAACTTCGACGTTCTCAAATTTATCTTCCAGCACTTCGTAAA AGTCGCAGAGAATTGTAAACTCAACAGTATGGATAGCAAGAACTTAGCGATTTGCTGGTGGCCTACGTTACTACCGATTGAGTTTAACGACCTCGGCAGATTCGAAGCTATGAGGCCGTACCTGGAGGACGTGGTTCAAACGATGATCGATCAGTATCCTTTCCTGTTCTGTGGCGAGGATGCCGTTGTGATGGTGTAG
- the Rhogapp190 gene encoding rho GTPase-activating protein 190 isoform X1 codes for MARKSDNAKSINVAVVGLSGTEKDKGQVGVGKSCLCNRFMRSMSDDYNVEHISVLSQSDFSGRVVNNDHFLYWGEVSKTAEDGTEFQFQVIEHTEFIDDASFQPFKGGKMEPYAKRCAATKITSAEKLMYICKNQLGIEKEYEQKVLADGKLNIDGFLCVFDVSLVPNRAIEKQVELVANILNNLMKAKKPIVLVTTKNDDANEQFVKEAEKLIMRKEYKGSILVIETSAHENINVDLAFMILAQLIDKTKMRSKVVPFAEAARARKELLDASTESLQRLIRIHVTDYRALWSQASKKLAQLKEFSTFVELFGIEATQRLFRRHIKKLKDEQIAKKIQGYLDMLPDILHEICPDISNLINEEWSAVQQYIKAHPDFDQYFYECPEDIPWIDCDFGENNGTKIPYDVLETPEAETVFKNHINALQQEQRRLELPKRWKKQFKQLLEETGYVTPGKHLSEVRVLFMGRECFEELSHHDCQEIYDQHQKEIIEKAKHNFQELLLEHADLFYHFKSVAPTGTITQDDIKDITDALLDDFRYKALDRLDQDRKLMLFQHLGFVHCPIREHCPAYPNCMDALIERILGTKAHRPSSWNHSSQWQLTSDNNQLNLVILGSNGLSEEFAREIRAQTDDDEVEIDCQLYTLGYRIIDGDVGLPHNSFTTSDFMPHGSFCIYSNEDSFEYIRSSLEKTLLSNLEQEDRLPFQGLPIVIMFIPEASIDEMEAMKLREEGQNLADSLQCPFIDVCIDDLEQEKHKRFPSSLVKDALQQLIQSINHRAGFLNIYQSVIECLEPDIRIIMCMFCGDPYSVENVLGPLLNHQCCFLSGDRSIVLETFLGECKRRVEVIISSFHGANAFRDELVHGFILVYSTKRKASLATLNAFSTNIPNLPIQIMAVTDTGGANAFFSNDLSHLLITEGNAIADKLEAHFMTSASSCQQKTAFYTPFFKVVWEKKPEIEQAFNMEEPGNLNDSGEGTLEYSALHPMPPPRHESYHLQTPDDGMSVTFRSGSESYEQLTPDGDLGDTGLTEQFADHRATPSDDSDIYSQVDFYREERERDLMKNEDITSKLSGWVKDTFMHQDGVTNSYSHRAFTTGRRYISQAKPRPKGNSQTLKQPGKINLKDFSNVTDVIARMTIGEKDEHGPKLTMGHAPLATPELVDLGTEYAQVKDVVPNMYSAYDGDYMYALVQDSIGNNKSKLRHRREKGQPSYSDSDSEWSSLERQRATDVLSKGNKKLSSHKRIRKKRTAIPVATPKVPSLASMGSGDGIVGLNYNMKDEKNWRVDPTERVSSETPDTSESSDPEHTRSRSKQYKYAATSLRKRFSGNSLQQQYLQHPFNMKHMTQEMFSASSKQRGENTFGIPDDESSLDVSSPREINSPSFGILNKSKDSDKLTRKKDKQKAKEDEKLEKRRQKEEKLKKHAEKEKEREKKKQEKIKQTKGPGGTPISSQSQQPLIEDFAQSETNRIPLFLEKCVRFIEDEGLDSEGIYRVPGNRAHVELLFQKFEEDGNVDIHSLDIPVNAVATALKDFFSKRLPPLIDKERMSELEDISGARGISKPMSATCMNMEDRSGRLLALRLMLNKLNPVNFDVLKFIFQHFVKVAENCKLNSMDSKNLAICWWPTLLPIEFNDLGRFEAMRPYLEDVVQTMIDQYPFLFCGEDAVVMV; via the exons ATGGCGAGAAAAAGTGACAATGCGAAGAGCATCAACGTCGCGGTGGTCGGGCTCTCCGGCACGGAAAAGGACAAGGGGCAGGTTGGCGTCGGCAAGTCGTGTCTGTGCAATCGCTTCATGCGTTCCATGAGCGATGACTACAACGTGGAGCATATTTCGGTGTTGTCGCAG TCTGACTTCAGCGGACGTGTGGTGAACAATGACCACTTCTTGTACTGGGGCGAAGTATCGAAAACGGCGGAGGACGGGACGGAGTTTCAGTTTCAAGTTATAGAGCACACGGAGTTCATAGACGATGCGTCGTTTCAGCCGTTCAAAGGCGGCAAAATGGAACCGTATGCGAAAAGATGCGCCGCTACAAAAATCACGAGCGCGGAGAAGCTCATGTACATCTGTAAGAATCAGCTGGGCATAGAGAAGGAATACGAGCAGAAGGTTCTAGCTGACGGTAAATTGAACATCGACGGATTCTTATGCGTGTTCGACGTGAGCCTCGTGCCGAACAGGGCAATAGAGAAGCAGGTTGAGCTTGTGGCGAATATACTGAACAATTTGATGAAGGCGAAGAAGCCGATAGTGCTGGTAACGACCAAGAATGACGACGCGAACGAGCAGTTTGTCAAGGAGGCCGAGAAGCTGATAATGCGCAAAGAGTACAAGGGATCGATTTTGGTTATCGAGACCTCGGCGCACGAGAACATCAACGTCGATCTGGCGTTTATGATCCTGGCGCAGTTAATCGACAAGACGAAAATGCGCAGCAAAGTGGTGCCGTTCGCCGAAGCAGCCAGGGCCAGGAAGGAACTTCTGGACGCGTCGACGGAATCGTTACAGCGATTGATCCGGATACACGTGACCGATTATCGCGCCTTGTGGTCACAGGCCTCGAAGAAACTCGCGCAGCTCAAGGAATTCTCCACCTTCGTAGAGTTATTCGGTATCGAGGCGACGCAAAGACTGTTCAGAAGGCATATTAAGAAACTGAAAGACGAACAGATAGCGAAGAAAATACAGGGCTATCTGGACATGTTGCCGGATATACTTCATGAGATCTGTCCGGATatatcgaatttaattaacga AGAATGGTCGGCGGTGCAGCAATACATAAAGGCGCATCCCGATTTCGATCAGTATTTCTACGAGTGCCCCGAAGACATACCGTGGATTGATTGTGATTTTGGGGAAAACAACGGCACGAAAATTCCATATGACGTGCTGGAGACTCCCGAGGCAGAAACCGTATTTAAGAATCATATAAATGCTTTACAGCAAGAGCAACGGCGATTAGA ACTTCCGAAAAG GTGGAAGAAACAATTTAAGCAGTTGTTGGAGGAAACTGGCTATGTTACGCCTGGAAAACATTTGTCTGAAGTTAGAGTTTTATTTATGGGCAGGGAATGCTTTGAGGAGCTTTCTCATCACGATTGTCAAGAAATTTATGATCAGCATCAAAAGGAAATTATTGAAAAGGCAAAACATAATTTTCAG GAATTATTGTTGGAACATGCTGATCTATTTTATCACTTCAAGAGTGTAGCTCCAACTGGAACTATTACACAGGatgatataaaagatattacagATGCATTACTGGACGATTTTAG ATACAAAGCGTTAGATAGATTAGATCAAGACAGAAAGTTAATGTTGTTTCAACATTTGGGATTTGTACATTGTCCCATAAGGGAGCATTGTCCTGCTTATCCAAATTGCATGGATGCACTTATAGAAAGAATACTCGGAACGAAAGCTCACAG ACCTTCCTCATGGAATCACAGTAGCCAGTGGCAGTTAACATCGGACaacaatcaattaaatttagttataCTTGGAAGTAACGGGCTAAGCGAAGAATTTGCTCGTGAAATAAGGGCACAAACGGACGACGACGAAGTGGAAATAGATTGTCAACTCTACACCCTCGGATATCGCATCATTGACGGCGATGTTGGACTGCCGCATAATTCCTTCACTACCTCCGATTTCATGCCACATG GATCCTTTTGTATCTATTCGAATGAAGATTCATTCGAATACATTCGATCCTCTTTAGAGAAAACCTTGTTATCAAATCTAGAGCAAGAGGACAGACTACCATTTCAAGGATTGCCCAttgtaataatgtttataCCAGAAGCCAGTATTGATGAAATGGAGGCTATGAAGCTCAGAGAAGAGGGACAAAATCTTGCTGatag TTTGCAATGTCCGTTTATCGATGTCTGCATAGACGATCTGGAGCAGGAGAAGCATAAGAGATTCCCGAGTTCATTGGTAAAGGATGCTTTGCAGCAACTTATACAGTCCATAAACCACAGAGCTggttttttaaacatatatcaaAGCGTTATCGAATGTTTGGAACCTGATATTAG GATAATAATGTGTATGTTCTGCGGCGATCCTTATTCGGTCGAGAACGTTCTCGGTCCTTTACTGAATCATCAATGCTGCTTTCTCAGCGGAGATAGATCTATAGTTTTGGAAACGTTTTTGGGAGAATGTAAGCGTCGAGTCGAAGTTATTATCTCGAGTTTTCACGGAGCCAATGCGTTCAGAGATGAATTAGTACATGGTTTTATACTCGTCTATTCCACAAAGAGGAAAGCCTCTCTCGCGACTCTAAA TGCCTTTTCCACCAACATACCAAATCTGCCAATACAAATAATGGCTGTGACCGATACTGGCGGTGCGAATGCTTTCTTCAGTAACGACTTAAGTCATCTACTTATCACAGAGGGAAACGCGATTGCAGATAAATTGGAGGCGCATTTTATGACATCCGCATCCAGCTGTCAACAAAAAA CCGCGTTTTATACGCCTTTCTTCAAAGTGGTGTGGGAAAAGAAACCGGAGATCGAGCAGGCGTTTAACATGGAGGAGCCGGGGAATTTGAATGACAGCGGAGAAGGCACCCTGGAGTATTCGGCTTTACATCCGATGCCGCCACCACGACACGAGAGCTATCACCTTCAAACGCCGGATGACGG TATGTCTGTAACTTTTAGGAGCGGCTCCGAGTCGTACGAACAGTTGACGCCCGACGGTGATCTGGGTGATACCGGATTAACCGAACAATTCGCCGATCACAGAGCCACACCGAGCGACGACAGTGACATTTACAGCCAGGTCGATTTCTAtcgagaggagagggagagagatctAATGAAAAATGAAGATATCACGAGTAAATTATCTG GTTGGGTAAAGGACACATTCATGCATCAAGACGGAGTTACAAACAGTTACTCGCACAGAGCTTTCACGACAGGTCGACGATATATCTCACAGGCTAAGCCACGACCGAAAGGCAACAGTCAGACTTTAAAACAGCCTGGGAAAATCAATCTGAAGGACTTTTCCAATGTAACGGATGTGATAGCCAGGATGACGATCGGCGAGAAGGACGAGCACGGCCCGAAACTGACAATGGGTCACGCTCCTCTCGCCACTCCGGAACTTGTGGACCTCGGCACCGAGTACGCGCAGGTGAAGGACGTTGTTCCGAACATGTACTCAGCCTACGACGGCGATTATATGTACGCCTTGGTGCAAGATTCTATCGGCAACAACAAATCCAAGTTGCGCCACCGACGCGAAAAGGGACAGCCAT CATACAGCGATTCTGATTCGGAGTGGAGTTCCTTGGAGAGACAAAGGGCAACGGATGTTTTGAGCAAAGGGAATAAAAAGCTTTCGTCGCACAAACGAATACGCAAGAAACGCACGGCAATACCAGTCGCCACGCCAAAAGTGCCGTCATTGGCCAGCATGGGTAGCGGAGACGGTATAGTCGGCCTGAACTACAACATGAAAGACGAGAAAAATTGGCGCGTCGATCCCACGGAGAGAG TATCTAGCGAAACGCCCGATACTTCCGAATCGAGCGATCCGGAACACACGAGATCCAGATcgaaacaatataaatacgCCGCAACTAGTTTGCGGAAAAGATTTTCCGGAAATTCTCTGCAACAGCAATACTTACAACACCCGTTTAATATGAAACATATGACGCAGGAGATGTTCAGCGCCTCCT CCAAGCAAAGGGGTGAAAATACGTTTGGCATTCCAGATGACGAATCAAGTCTAGATGTTTCCTCGCCGCGTGAAATTAATTCTCCTAGT TTTGGTATATTGAATAAGTCGAAGGACAGCGACAAGTTAACCAGGAAGAAAGACAAGCAAAAGGCAAAGGAGGACGAAAAGTTGGAGAAAAGAAGGCAAAAAGAGGAGAAGCTCAAGAAGCACgcggagaaggagaaagagcgggaaaagaagaaacaggAGAAGATAAAACAGACCAAAGGCCCGGGAGGAACACCGATCTCGAGTCAGTCGCAGCAACCTTTGATCGAGGATTTTGCACAGAGCGAAACGAATCGGATACCTTTGTTCCTCGAAAAGTGCGTTCGATTTATCGAGGACGAGGGATTAGATTCGGAAGGGATATATAGGGTGCCCGGTAACCGTGCGCACGTGGAATTGCTTTTCCAAAAGTTCGAAGAAG ACGGTAATGTCGACATACATTCTTTGGATATTCCTGTAAATGCTGTTGCTACAGCCCTCAAAGACTTCTTTTCCAAGAGATTACCACCGCTCATCGACAAGGAACGCATGAGCGAATTGGAAGATATATCag GTGCACGAGGTATTAGCAAACCTATGTCAGCTACTTGCATGAACATGGAAG ACCGAAGCGGGAGATTGTTAGCCCTGCGTCTGATGCTCAACAAGTTAAATCCAGTAAACTTCGACGTTCTCAAATTTATCTTCCAGCACTTCGTAAA AGTCGCAGAGAATTGTAAACTCAACAGTATGGATAGCAAGAACTTAGCGATTTGCTGGTGGCCTACGTTACTACCGATTGAGTTTAACGACCTCGGCAGATTCGAAGCTATGAGGCCGTACCTGGAGGACGTGGTTCAAACGATGATCGATCAGTATCCTTTCCTGTTCTGTGGCGAGGATGCCGTTGTGATGGTGTAG